In Thermosynechococcus sichuanensis E542, a single genomic region encodes these proteins:
- a CDS encoding DUF167 domain-containing protein has product MSKKHVIVKPNARQSAVSVSPDGQLVVAVRAPASDGKANQELIAVLAGYFQVPKSRIQLVKGHTSRHKVIELLD; this is encoded by the coding sequence ATGAGTAAAAAGCACGTCATTGTCAAGCCCAATGCACGGCAGTCCGCTGTGTCTGTGAGTCCTGATGGTCAACTGGTGGTTGCAGTGCGCGCCCCTGCCAGTGATGGTAAAGCCAATCAGGAACTGATTGCCGTCTTAGCGGGCTATTTTCAGGTACCCAAATCCCGGATTCAATTGGTTAAAGGTCACACTAGTCGCCATAAGGTGATTGAACTCCTAGATTAA
- a CDS encoding hemerythrin family protein, producing the protein MIQRFEWTDRLSTGVPMIDIQHKELVAAINDLADAIEQGRGASRIKQLIVFMKYYAEWHFENEESCANKYQCPLAEVNHRAHEQFIQLFEELQQQYRHSQADESVAVMIHGKLADWLVNHIMKIDKEIGQHICAHR; encoded by the coding sequence ATGATACAACGCTTTGAATGGACAGACCGCCTGAGTACAGGCGTACCGATGATTGACATTCAGCACAAGGAGTTGGTGGCAGCGATTAATGACCTCGCCGATGCCATTGAGCAGGGACGCGGTGCCTCTAGGATCAAGCAGCTCATTGTTTTTATGAAATACTATGCTGAGTGGCACTTTGAGAATGAGGAAAGCTGCGCTAACAAATACCAATGTCCTCTCGCAGAGGTTAACCATCGTGCCCATGAGCAATTCATACAGCTCTTTGAGGAGCTTCAGCAGCAGTATCGCCACAGTCAGGCGGATGAATCTGTTGCCGTGATGATTCATGGTAAGCTGGCGGATTGGTTGGTCAACCATATCATGAAAATTGATAAGGAGATTGGCCAGCACATTTGTGCCCATCGCTAG
- a CDS encoding DUF4388 domain-containing protein yields the protein MKITGYLSEFSLGEIFRFLEQGQKTGCLSIKPVEMAGMMPLIPQAQEYYIFFRLGQIVAAATSLDHQGLQRLIEQRGWLRPTTIQRLLPFCSLTGSLGLCLKTQGALEPEQLQLLFKQQVLTPIPHLFSLNEGWFKFDANHPLPFGEMTGLSASPMDISLAGLRLLRDWTALMDKLPLPSSAIASTIEGQPPYRLNRHEWQVWEYANGTMTLQEISEALSLPILEVQKICFRLMVVGIAEEIAGITAPSTTAPEPELIETTEISTSFLEGLFTFLKTKTHAQPA from the coding sequence ATGAAAATCACAGGTTATCTATCGGAATTTTCGTTGGGAGAAATTTTCCGTTTTCTGGAGCAGGGGCAAAAAACCGGCTGCCTCTCAATCAAACCCGTCGAAATGGCAGGGATGATGCCGCTGATTCCCCAAGCTCAGGAGTACTATATTTTCTTTCGCTTGGGCCAGATTGTGGCCGCAGCAACGAGCTTAGATCATCAAGGATTGCAACGGCTGATTGAGCAACGGGGATGGCTCCGCCCCACGACCATTCAACGCCTCCTGCCCTTTTGCTCCCTCACGGGTTCCCTTGGCCTCTGCTTAAAAACACAGGGTGCCCTTGAGCCAGAACAACTCCAGTTATTGTTCAAGCAACAGGTGCTGACACCAATTCCCCACCTCTTTAGTCTCAATGAGGGCTGGTTTAAGTTTGATGCCAACCATCCGTTGCCCTTTGGCGAAATGACGGGATTGAGTGCCTCCCCCATGGACATTTCCCTAGCGGGGTTGCGACTCCTGCGGGATTGGACAGCCCTGATGGATAAACTGCCTTTGCCGAGTTCAGCGATCGCCAGCACAATTGAGGGACAGCCCCCCTACCGTCTCAATCGCCATGAGTGGCAAGTGTGGGAGTACGCCAATGGCACAATGACGCTTCAGGAAATTAGCGAGGCTTTGAGCTTACCGATTCTGGAGGTACAGAAAATCTGCTTCCGCTTGATGGTGGTGGGCATTGCTGAGGAGATTGCAGGCATTACTGCGCCCTCTACCACTGCTCCTGAGCCTGAACTGATTGAAACGACAGAAATCAGCACCTCCTTTTTGGAGGGACTCTTTACATTTCTAAAAACGAAAACCCATGCGCAACCGGCCTAG
- a CDS encoding GTP-binding protein — protein sequence MEIMRIVITGPVGAGKSTFIRTISEIEVVDTDRKATDEIAAFKEKTTVAMDFGRLQFGPNVALHLYGTPGQERFDFMWDILIRKAHAFILLVSSHRPQDFRAARRILAFMRHRTKIPMLVGLSHADNPNAWPAEEIAIALGYLSPHRRPPMLPVNALDQSSVAAAMMALIQAYASAQASQLNRSALTT from the coding sequence ATGGAAATTATGCGTATTGTTATTACAGGGCCAGTGGGGGCAGGGAAATCCACCTTTATTCGCACAATTAGCGAGATTGAAGTAGTGGATACCGATCGCAAGGCAACGGATGAAATTGCTGCTTTCAAGGAAAAAACAACGGTAGCGATGGATTTTGGGCGGCTTCAGTTTGGCCCCAATGTTGCCCTGCACCTCTATGGCACCCCCGGCCAAGAACGCTTTGACTTTATGTGGGACATTCTCATCCGCAAGGCCCATGCCTTTATCCTGCTGGTGAGTTCTCACCGTCCCCAAGACTTTCGGGCGGCACGGCGGATTTTGGCCTTCATGCGTCACCGCACAAAAATTCCAATGCTAGTGGGTCTGAGCCATGCCGATAATCCTAATGCGTGGCCTGCTGAAGAGATCGCGATCGCCCTTGGCTACCTCAGTCCCCACCGCCGTCCCCCGATGCTGCCAGTCAATGCTTTGGATCAGTCCTCTGTGGCTGCTGCCATGATGGCCTTGATTCAAGCCTATGCCAGTGCCCAAGCTTCCCAATTAAACCGCAGTGCGCTAACGACTTAA
- a CDS encoding roadblock/LC7 domain-containing protein produces MSINAAKLEATLQNFVANASNVQGAALVSPDGLTLAATLPGGMDDERVAAMSAAMVSLGERIGRELNRGKIERILVEGSNGYGILTSCTEDAVFLVLADASAKLGIINLEIKNVLAELQTQLTGVSQAVNV; encoded by the coding sequence ATGTCCATTAACGCCGCCAAGCTTGAAGCTACACTGCAAAACTTTGTTGCTAATGCCAGTAACGTCCAAGGCGCAGCACTAGTATCTCCCGATGGTCTCACACTTGCAGCAACCCTGCCGGGGGGAATGGATGATGAACGGGTGGCAGCCATGTCAGCCGCCATGGTGTCACTGGGGGAACGGATTGGCCGAGAACTCAACCGGGGCAAAATCGAGCGCATCTTGGTGGAGGGGAGCAATGGCTATGGCATTCTGACCAGTTGCACGGAAGATGCTGTTTTTCTCGTTCTAGCCGACGCTTCTGCCAAGCTGGGCATTATCAACCTTGAAATTAAAAATGTCTTGGCTGAGTTGCAAACCCAACTCACAGGTGTGAGTCAGGCGGTGAACGTTTAG
- a CDS encoding cupin domain-containing protein — protein sequence MLVFSFPELVERCQTWTPKRPGYAVCPLDHHNPELASSLYRIEPGQANYPHYHHRGDDIFLIVSGVGELITCPMTPPANSVAATALIRTPVETGAYVHVDAQCLHWLRNLSADQPLYYLNIAPLSHEGDRVDVTIEGWN from the coding sequence ATGTTAGTCTTTTCTTTTCCTGAGTTGGTTGAGCGCTGTCAAACTTGGACACCGAAGCGGCCGGGGTATGCCGTCTGTCCTTTGGATCACCACAATCCTGAGCTGGCCTCTAGTCTCTATCGCATTGAGCCAGGACAAGCCAACTATCCCCATTACCACCATCGCGGTGACGATATTTTTCTAATTGTTTCGGGTGTCGGTGAACTGATTACCTGCCCAATGACGCCGCCTGCAAATTCTGTAGCGGCAACTGCCTTGATCCGTACCCCCGTGGAAACCGGCGCTTACGTCCATGTGGATGCCCAATGTCTGCACTGGCTGCGGAATCTCTCTGCCGATCAGCCGCTGTATTACCTGAACATTGCTCCTCTTTCCCACGAGGGCGATCGCGTGGATGTCACGATTGAGGGCTGGAACTAA
- the dapB gene encoding 4-hydroxy-tetrahydrodipicolinate reductase, with amino-acid sequence MSTPIPVIVVGALGKMGREVVKTVQQAPDTTLYAAVDRKQVGEDIGEALGLGAFEIPISGSLQEVCVAAAQEKHPVVMVDFTHPEAVYENVRMAIAYGVYPVVGTTGLSPEQIADLAEFTDKADMGAVIAPNFSIGMVLLQEAAIRASQYFDHVEIIELHHNQKADAPSGTALQTAQRLAELGKTFNPPQVQESEHLSGARGACADAAIRIHSVRLPGLIAHQEVIFGAPGQIYTLRHDTSDRQCYMPGVLLAIRKVTQLKRLIYGLEKLL; translated from the coding sequence ATGAGTACACCCATCCCTGTGATTGTTGTTGGCGCGCTGGGTAAGATGGGGCGCGAGGTTGTGAAAACGGTGCAGCAGGCTCCCGATACGACGCTCTATGCCGCTGTTGATCGCAAGCAGGTGGGGGAAGATATTGGTGAGGCCTTGGGGCTAGGGGCATTCGAGATTCCCATTAGCGGCAGCTTGCAAGAGGTGTGTGTGGCCGCTGCCCAAGAAAAACACCCCGTGGTCATGGTGGATTTTACCCATCCCGAAGCAGTGTATGAGAATGTGCGCATGGCGATCGCCTACGGGGTGTATCCAGTGGTGGGAACAACGGGTCTGAGTCCAGAGCAAATTGCAGATCTCGCCGAGTTTACTGACAAAGCGGACATGGGCGCTGTGATTGCTCCGAACTTTTCCATTGGCATGGTGTTGCTTCAGGAGGCGGCCATTCGTGCCAGCCAATACTTTGATCATGTGGAGATCATTGAGCTGCATCACAACCAAAAAGCGGATGCCCCCAGTGGTACGGCACTGCAAACGGCGCAACGCTTAGCGGAATTGGGTAAAACCTTTAACCCCCCTCAAGTACAGGAGTCCGAACATCTCAGCGGGGCGCGAGGGGCGTGTGCTGACGCTGCAATTCGCATCCACAGTGTCCGCCTCCCTGGACTGATTGCCCATCAGGAGGTGATTTTTGGGGCACCGGGGCAAATCTATACGTTGCGCCATGATACCAGCGATCGCCAGTGTTATATGCCGGGGGTACTGCTGGCCATTCGCAAAGTCACCCAACTCAAACGCTTGATCTATGGCCTAGAGAAGCTGCTCTAG
- a CDS encoding Tab2/Atab2 family RNA-binding protein, which translates to MDTIWELDFYSRPLVDENNKKIWELLICDRQQHFQFSKTCAGAEANARWLEAALKEAMDQWRQQLGLADSAQPDRVRFFRRAMTSIITRGGEAAGLVMVPSRRTFALYDWLRDRATNLYPTLPNYQADLAKPPQLIPPAPQPLPSALRGDRWQFSGLPLGEIKTAAEWELPFGEVPPLPFLTLSDDTLLPGLIIYSQRALPLAGWLSGLEPAYLSFEEEPQPLLVLETGASDRWILISGRNPQIQKELAAFRDACTQSQGLHFIAVKERPQQEALQGFWLLQQIPEV; encoded by the coding sequence ATGGATACGATCTGGGAGTTGGATTTTTATTCCCGTCCCCTTGTGGATGAAAACAACAAAAAAATCTGGGAATTGCTGATTTGCGATCGCCAGCAACACTTTCAGTTCAGCAAAACTTGTGCCGGAGCTGAAGCCAATGCCCGCTGGTTAGAAGCTGCCCTCAAGGAAGCCATGGATCAATGGCGGCAGCAACTGGGACTTGCAGACAGCGCTCAACCGGATCGGGTACGTTTTTTCCGCCGAGCCATGACCAGCATTATTACGCGGGGGGGAGAAGCGGCAGGATTAGTGATGGTGCCCAGTCGGCGCACGTTTGCCCTCTATGATTGGCTGCGCGATCGCGCCACAAACCTCTATCCAACCCTGCCCAACTACCAAGCGGATCTCGCCAAGCCACCGCAGTTGATCCCGCCTGCACCGCAACCTTTACCATCAGCCCTGCGGGGCGATCGCTGGCAATTCAGCGGCCTCCCTCTGGGAGAAATTAAAACGGCTGCTGAATGGGAACTTCCCTTTGGTGAGGTGCCCCCGCTACCCTTTTTGACCCTCAGTGACGATACGCTACTGCCGGGGTTAATTATCTATTCACAGCGAGCACTGCCCTTAGCCGGTTGGCTATCGGGATTAGAACCCGCCTATTTGAGTTTTGAGGAGGAACCTCAGCCGCTATTGGTGTTAGAAACGGGAGCGAGCGATCGCTGGATTCTCATTAGCGGCCGCAATCCCCAGATTCAAAAAGAACTCGCTGCCTTCAGGGATGCCTGTACCCAAAGCCAAGGGCTGCACTTTATCGCTGTGAAGGAACGACCGCAACAGGAAGCACTACAGGGTTTTTGGTTGTTGCAGCAAATCCCTGAAGTTTAG
- a CDS encoding ammonium transporter — protein MKRARRQKRPLLNLDWQPNFRWRSPALVACIPLALIIVAVWGVAAQAQNKPLTPEDVQGVLNTIWVLIAAILVIFMNAGFGMLETGFCRQKNAVNILSKNLIVFALATLAYWAIGFSFMFGTEGNAFIGLGGFFLSSENPETYGLDPFPEGLPIAVAFLFQAAFAGTAATIVSGAVAERIKFVDFLIFSLLLTGISYPITGHWVWGGGLLSNIGFLGEDVAFSDFAGSTVVHAVGGWAALMGAAFLGPRIGKYAADGTPQALPGHNMGFAMLGCLILWIGWFGFNPGSELAANEAVPYIAVTTNLAAAAGGVAATITAWLAIGKPDLSMIINGILAGLVSITAGCAGVSYWSAVIIGAIGGVVVVYSVLFFDRIKIDDPVGATSVHLVCGTWGTLAVGLFDKELGLLTGHGVTQLIAQIIGILTIGGFTVLLTSIFWLALKQTLGIRVSEEEELKGLDIGEHGMEAYSGFLKE, from the coding sequence CTGAAACGTGCTAGACGGCAAAAGCGACCGCTACTGAACCTCGACTGGCAGCCCAATTTCCGCTGGCGATCGCCCGCCCTTGTCGCTTGTATTCCCCTCGCTTTAATCATTGTGGCTGTTTGGGGAGTCGCTGCTCAGGCACAGAATAAACCCCTCACCCCTGAAGATGTTCAAGGGGTGCTTAACACTATTTGGGTACTCATTGCAGCGATTCTGGTGATTTTCATGAATGCCGGCTTCGGTATGTTGGAAACTGGCTTCTGCCGCCAGAAAAATGCTGTCAACATTCTTTCTAAAAACTTGATTGTTTTTGCCTTGGCCACCCTCGCCTACTGGGCGATCGGGTTCTCCTTTATGTTTGGTACCGAAGGCAATGCCTTTATTGGCTTGGGGGGCTTTTTCCTCAGCAGCGAAAATCCGGAAACCTACGGTCTTGATCCCTTTCCGGAGGGCTTGCCCATCGCTGTGGCCTTTTTGTTCCAAGCAGCTTTTGCAGGAACGGCAGCGACCATTGTTTCTGGGGCAGTGGCCGAGCGGATTAAGTTTGTTGACTTTTTAATTTTCAGCCTGCTGCTCACGGGTATCTCCTACCCCATTACGGGGCACTGGGTTTGGGGAGGTGGCCTTCTCAGTAACATTGGTTTTTTAGGCGAAGATGTGGCCTTCAGCGATTTTGCTGGCTCAACGGTAGTACACGCAGTGGGTGGTTGGGCAGCTCTCATGGGGGCTGCTTTCCTAGGACCACGGATCGGTAAGTATGCCGCCGACGGTACTCCCCAAGCGTTACCAGGACACAATATGGGCTTTGCCATGCTGGGGTGTTTAATCCTCTGGATCGGCTGGTTTGGTTTTAACCCTGGTTCTGAACTGGCTGCGAATGAAGCCGTGCCCTACATTGCAGTAACAACCAACTTGGCAGCGGCGGCCGGTGGCGTTGCGGCAACAATTACCGCTTGGCTAGCCATTGGTAAACCTGACCTCTCTATGATTATCAACGGTATTCTGGCCGGCTTGGTGTCCATTACAGCAGGCTGTGCGGGTGTGTCTTACTGGAGTGCCGTTATCATTGGAGCCATTGGTGGTGTGGTTGTGGTCTATTCGGTTCTTTTCTTTGACCGCATCAAAATTGATGATCCCGTGGGTGCTACCTCTGTCCACTTGGTGTGCGGTACTTGGGGGACCTTAGCCGTTGGTTTATTTGATAAAGAATTAGGCTTACTGACCGGTCATGGGGTCACTCAGTTGATTGCCCAGATCATCGGTATCTTAACTATCGGTGGCTTTACGGTACTCCTAACCAGTATCTTTTGGCTGGCTCTGAAGCAAACCCTTGGTATTCGTGTTTCCGAGGAAGAGGAACTCAAAGGTTTGGATATTGGCGAGCATGGCATGGAAGCCTACAGCGGTTTCTTGAAGGAATAA
- the trmB gene encoding tRNA (guanosine(46)-N7)-methyltransferase TrmB, giving the protein MSDRAMAVRVRQHVNPLSRKFQQDIAVPDWSTIYEQPSQPLHLDIGCAKGTFLLEMAALYPEQNFLGLEIRYPLVVAANERRDRQQLRNLHYLWGNANVHLGKILDGLPLHTVTIQFPDPWFKRRHHKRRVVTPELVATLAELLPAGGRVVLQSDVFEVAESMVQQFCAHAAFRSTCTDWLPQSPWPVATEREKCVLNKGLPVYRWQFERRAL; this is encoded by the coding sequence ATGAGCGATCGCGCCATGGCGGTACGGGTGCGACAACACGTTAACCCTCTCAGTCGTAAATTTCAGCAGGACATTGCTGTTCCCGATTGGTCAACCATTTACGAGCAACCTTCACAGCCTTTACATCTGGATATTGGCTGTGCCAAGGGGACATTTTTGCTAGAAATGGCAGCGCTGTACCCAGAGCAAAATTTTCTGGGGCTGGAAATTCGCTATCCACTGGTGGTGGCAGCCAATGAACGGCGCGATCGCCAGCAACTTCGCAACCTTCACTACCTCTGGGGCAATGCTAATGTCCACTTGGGCAAAATCCTCGACGGACTCCCTCTGCACACCGTCACGATTCAATTTCCAGATCCATGGTTCAAGCGCCGTCACCATAAACGTCGTGTCGTCACCCCTGAACTGGTGGCCACCCTTGCCGAACTCCTGCCCGCTGGTGGACGTGTTGTCCTGCAGTCGGATGTCTTTGAGGTGGCTGAATCCATGGTGCAACAGTTTTGTGCCCATGCCGCCTTTAGGTCAACCTGTACCGATTGGTTACCCCAGAGTCCTTGGCCCGTCGCCACAGAACGGGAAAAATGTGTCCTCAATAAAGGATTGCCCGTTTACCGCTGGCAATTTGAGCGGCGTGCCCTCTAA
- a CDS encoding esterase/lipase family protein translates to MLPVVLLPGYLAAAPDYYPLRDYLRQLGFVVEVVPLRVRSWFPTLGGRSVAPILQALHTTIQTVLHETGASAVHLIGHSAGGWISRIYLGDQPYDGHVWAGHKWVHTLITLGTPHRSQERWTRRNLDFVNTTYPGAYYPHIRYVCLAGKAVYGTPRGSFANWFTYQSYKLTCGEGACWGDGVTPVAAAHLEGAENLVYEDVLHAPRSRWRDRPDAPWYGSPAIVATWQQYLKAS, encoded by the coding sequence GTGTTGCCTGTCGTTCTTTTACCAGGATATTTAGCGGCTGCCCCTGACTACTACCCACTGCGGGATTATCTGCGGCAGTTGGGATTTGTGGTGGAGGTGGTGCCCCTCAGGGTACGTTCATGGTTTCCCACGTTGGGGGGGCGATCGGTGGCGCCCATTTTACAGGCCTTGCATACCACAATTCAAACTGTTCTGCATGAAACAGGGGCATCCGCCGTGCATCTCATTGGCCATTCAGCGGGGGGCTGGATTAGCCGCATTTACCTAGGGGATCAACCCTATGATGGCCACGTGTGGGCGGGTCATAAATGGGTGCACACGTTAATCACGTTGGGGACTCCGCATCGCAGTCAGGAGCGTTGGACGCGCCGCAATCTCGATTTTGTGAACACCACGTACCCTGGTGCCTATTACCCGCATATTCGCTATGTGTGTCTGGCGGGCAAGGCTGTCTATGGCACACCCCGTGGGTCGTTTGCCAATTGGTTTACCTATCAAAGCTATAAACTCACCTGTGGTGAGGGTGCTTGTTGGGGCGATGGGGTGACACCGGTGGCAGCAGCCCACCTCGAGGGGGCAGAAAATTTGGTTTATGAAGATGTGCTCCACGCACCTCGCAGCCGCTGGCGCGATCGCCCCGATGCCCCTTGGTACGGCTCCCCAGCAATTGTGGCCACTTGGCAGCAGTATTTGAAAGCTAGTTAG
- a CDS encoding MBL fold metallo-hydrolase, which yields MFNPLTIRFWGVRGSIPCPGSHTVRYGGNTPCVEIQANGQRIIFDGGTGLRVLGEHLMSQQPVTAHLFFTHTHWDHIQGFPFFQPAFVPGNQFHIYAVPGKNGQGIERRLNDQMLHPNFPVPLQIMGGDLRFYDLEAGERVHLGGGVVVSNEALNHPGGGVGYRVSWQGIHVAYITDTEHLPDRLHPGAFALANRADVMIYDATYTDEEYYHPQQSKVGWGHSTWQEAVKLAQAAQVKQLILFHHDPSHDDDFLDRIGELARSQFPQTLLAREGLMIAVYPNVIHFPATPQAS from the coding sequence ATGTTTAACCCACTTACCATCCGGTTTTGGGGCGTGCGCGGCAGTATTCCCTGTCCCGGTTCCCACACTGTCCGTTATGGTGGTAACACTCCCTGCGTGGAAATTCAAGCCAATGGTCAACGGATCATCTTTGACGGCGGTACGGGTTTGCGAGTGCTGGGGGAGCACTTAATGAGTCAACAGCCGGTAACGGCACATTTATTCTTTACCCATACCCACTGGGATCATATTCAGGGTTTTCCTTTCTTTCAGCCCGCCTTTGTCCCGGGGAACCAATTCCATATCTATGCAGTGCCGGGGAAAAATGGTCAGGGCATTGAACGACGCCTGAATGATCAAATGCTGCACCCCAACTTTCCGGTTCCGTTGCAGATTATGGGGGGTGATTTGCGTTTTTATGACTTAGAGGCAGGGGAACGAGTACACCTAGGCGGCGGTGTGGTGGTGAGTAATGAAGCCCTGAATCATCCGGGTGGGGGGGTAGGCTATCGCGTCAGTTGGCAGGGCATTCATGTAGCCTATATTACAGACACGGAGCATTTGCCGGATCGATTGCATCCGGGAGCCTTTGCTTTGGCCAATCGCGCTGATGTCATGATCTACGATGCCACCTATACCGATGAAGAGTACTATCACCCGCAACAGAGCAAGGTGGGGTGGGGGCATTCCACATGGCAGGAGGCGGTTAAGCTCGCCCAAGCCGCCCAAGTCAAGCAACTGATTTTATTTCACCATGACCCCAGCCACGATGATGACTTTCTCGACCGCATTGGTGAGTTGGCACGGTCACAATTTCCGCAGACGCTGCTGGCTCGCGAGGGGCTAATGATTGCCGTCTATCCAAATGTGATACACTTCCCAGCAACGCCTCAAGCAAGTTAG
- a CDS encoding sigma-70 family RNA polymerase sigma factor, with amino-acid sequence MKRQPCDKLISLLRFDGSNRPRWYCDRQLQAYFTEAEYNLGQPEPTAVFLLQQLQSQPNHRDAHYWRRGLFCYLQETSWSVAMTLREKVGGMHQVTDCFQQACYLTSDPLKLLRRFKPEQGTRLSTYAYRRIYDGVYAVLVGVRQSDWGLLKHSGPRSLSLALRSQGYREDDINEIQQLVHLWKEVVDQTKAPHQELLAQVAKTYRQCRPDLPPVTASEVETLLRTAIAALRAYHQPQVMNTAEERFWNTLEGGNTPWEATLKQEEQEALKRVFEILKHAVEGLDDASRQVFCLYYCEQASQQEIAQLLGFQKQYQVSRALERIRGHLAKAVLTALNQPAHPQRLKEVTVLINLWLKEGYKVLAMSCQRCARVGMA; translated from the coding sequence ATGAAACGCCAACCCTGCGATAAACTCATTAGTTTGCTGCGATTTGATGGTTCCAATCGCCCGCGCTGGTATTGCGATCGCCAACTACAGGCCTACTTCACAGAAGCGGAGTACAACCTCGGGCAGCCAGAGCCGACGGCGGTCTTCCTCCTCCAACAATTACAGAGTCAGCCGAACCATCGTGATGCCCACTACTGGCGGCGGGGACTGTTTTGCTATCTCCAAGAAACTAGTTGGTCTGTAGCCATGACCCTGCGGGAGAAAGTTGGCGGGATGCATCAGGTCACCGACTGTTTTCAGCAGGCCTGCTATCTCACGAGTGATCCCCTCAAGTTATTGCGTAGATTTAAGCCCGAGCAGGGTACGCGGCTATCCACCTACGCTTATCGCCGCATCTATGACGGTGTGTATGCTGTGCTGGTGGGGGTTCGGCAATCGGATTGGGGCTTACTCAAGCACAGTGGTCCGCGTTCTCTCTCCTTAGCCTTGAGAAGCCAAGGATACAGGGAAGATGACATCAATGAAATCCAACAGCTTGTCCACCTTTGGAAAGAGGTGGTGGATCAGACCAAGGCTCCCCATCAGGAACTTCTGGCTCAGGTGGCTAAAACCTATCGTCAATGTCGTCCTGATCTCCCCCCTGTGACGGCTAGCGAAGTGGAAACCCTGCTCCGCACAGCGATCGCTGCCCTGCGGGCCTATCACCAACCACAGGTGATGAATACTGCTGAGGAACGGTTTTGGAACACCCTAGAAGGAGGAAATACCCCTTGGGAAGCAACTCTGAAACAGGAAGAACAGGAAGCCCTGAAACGGGTATTTGAAATCCTGAAACATGCGGTTGAGGGCTTGGATGACGCCAGTCGTCAGGTGTTTTGTCTCTACTATTGCGAGCAGGCTAGCCAACAAGAAATTGCCCAGCTATTGGGCTTTCAAAAACAATATCAAGTGTCTCGCGCCCTAGAGCGAATTCGTGGTCACTTGGCGAAAGCGGTACTCACCGCCCTTAACCAACCCGCACATCCCCAACGCCTTAAGGAGGTAACGGTGCTTATCAATCTGTGGTTGAAGGAGGGCTATAAAGTTTTAGCAATGTCTTGTCAGCGATGTGCTCGGGTGGGTATGGCATAA